Proteins found in one Corynebacterium freneyi genomic segment:
- a CDS encoding MFS transporter, with protein sequence MSRTEGAAARRSSMPQWFLVAIAVFAVAWGGNQFTPLMVMYRLNGDLDLVFVDLLLFIYALGIAPALLISGPLSDRIGRKPVMLSAPVFSIVGSALIAAGETTGPLLLVGRALSGVGVGIAMAVGGSWVKELSDPRFDAKAKSASGAKRQSMALTLGFGIGAGIAGSLAQFAPLPGQLPYILHIVLTVPTIIAMVVVPETRQSPHLAGGRRETILQSLRTPSVTHPRFLLVAAMVAPWVFGAAGVAYAIIPSLMQEEVGQPVFFSALVTFFALLFGFGIQQVGPRIASDTSARGSLVAMGIVVVGMALAMWMSASPTIPGAIVAALVLGMGYGLSMFTGLNEVQRIAGPRDLAGLTGIFYCLTYIGFAFPAILTKLSESIEWMTYPVMLGAGMVIAVAMAAVIAVNSRRWLPQD encoded by the coding sequence ATGTCGCGTACCGAAGGAGCGGCCGCGCGCCGCAGCTCCATGCCCCAGTGGTTCCTGGTGGCCATCGCCGTGTTCGCGGTGGCCTGGGGAGGCAATCAGTTCACCCCGCTGATGGTGATGTACCGCCTCAACGGCGACCTCGACCTCGTCTTCGTCGATCTCCTTCTGTTCATCTACGCGCTCGGCATCGCGCCGGCGCTGCTGATCTCCGGCCCGCTGTCGGACCGCATCGGCCGCAAGCCGGTGATGCTGTCGGCGCCGGTGTTCTCCATCGTCGGTTCGGCGCTCATCGCCGCGGGCGAGACGACGGGCCCGCTGCTGCTGGTCGGCCGCGCGCTGTCGGGCGTGGGCGTCGGCATCGCCATGGCCGTGGGCGGTTCGTGGGTGAAGGAACTGTCGGACCCGCGCTTCGACGCGAAGGCGAAGTCGGCGTCGGGCGCGAAGCGGCAGTCGATGGCGTTGACGCTGGGCTTCGGCATCGGCGCGGGCATCGCGGGTTCGCTGGCCCAGTTCGCGCCGCTGCCCGGCCAGTTGCCGTACATCCTGCACATCGTTCTTACGGTGCCGACGATCATCGCCATGGTGGTCGTCCCGGAAACCCGTCAGTCGCCGCATCTGGCGGGCGGCCGGCGCGAGACGATCCTGCAGTCGCTGCGCACGCCGTCGGTGACGCACCCCCGCTTCCTGCTGGTCGCGGCGATGGTGGCACCGTGGGTCTTCGGTGCGGCGGGCGTGGCGTACGCGATCATTCCGTCGCTGATGCAGGAGGAGGTCGGCCAGCCGGTGTTCTTCTCCGCGCTGGTGACGTTCTTCGCGTTGCTGTTCGGCTTCGGCATCCAGCAGGTCGGTCCGCGCATCGCGTCGGACACGTCGGCCCGCGGTTCGCTGGTGGCCATGGGCATCGTGGTGGTGGGCATGGCCCTGGCGATGTGGATGTCCGCGTCGCCGACGATCCCCGGCGCCATCGTCGCCGCGCTGGTGTTGGGCATGGGCTACGGCCTGTCCATGTTCACGGGCCTCAACGAGGTCCAGCGCATCGCCGGCCCGCGCGACCTCGCCGGCCTGACGGGCATCTTCTACTGCCTGACGTACATCGGCTTCGCGTTCCCGGCGATCCTGACGAAGCTGTCGGAGTCCATCGAGTGGATGACCTACCCGGTGATGCTCGGCGCCGGCATGGTCATCGCCGTCGCCATGGCCGCGGTCATCGCCGTCAATTCGCGACGCTGGCTGCCGCAGGACTGA